In Mastigocladopsis repens PCC 10914, a single window of DNA contains:
- a CDS encoding glycosyl hydrolase family 28-related protein: MTKNKRRKKVFLISIICGMIVLSLLFAFTKSILGTNISVTLLGLSEEKSLNKGEKICVATTQSTKDKLFPENIVINVKTRYGAKGDGVTDDTQAILKAIRENVGQRKILYFPKGTYLVSDRLEWRDTNGKWQSQLWIQGQNRTSTIIRLKDNAPGYNDPSKPKAVVYTASGLYVEQPQGGGKDYPAKGEGNEAFANYIEDLTIDTGKNRGAIALDYLANNTGAVRNVRLRGQGIVGLDMTRKWIGPALVKNVVVEGFDYGIRIESEVNGITLEHISLCNQKIVGLQNSGNIVAIRDLSSNNSVPALRNNNITSLIALLDANLRGGSRSVSAIENNSRLFARNVRSSGYRSTIMQDKKVVKGSKVKEFTSSTPFTLFKSASNSSLNLPVEEPPNYHDNNLSNWANVADFGAIGKKADGSDDWDDDTAAIQKALDSGKSTIYFPPGRYFVSDTLRVRGNVRKIMAIDAVLSHNGTGFKDANRPKPLIRIGNGKATDVTIEHLNVTNLYQEGSPQPGMIGFEQATSRTLFLKDVACCSLKPNDQKYVFRNTPKAGKLFIEDVSAEGWHFEHPQKVWARQLNPEGTSKKIFNNGGKLWVLGLKTEGGNINTVLHTKGGSASEIFGALLYANVTVPPKEIAFINDNSRVALSYASISYGNNKDFQVHIQEKRGAKNRQFTRDQLLWHGNGRAVPLYVGGK, encoded by the coding sequence ATGACAAAGAATAAGCGCAGAAAGAAAGTATTTTTGATTTCCATAATTTGTGGAATGATAGTACTCTCTCTGCTGTTTGCCTTCACAAAATCCATACTAGGTACAAACATCTCTGTCACTTTGTTAGGTCTTTCTGAGGAGAAGTCTCTTAACAAAGGGGAGAAAATTTGTGTTGCTACCACTCAATCGACAAAAGATAAACTCTTTCCTGAGAATATAGTTATCAATGTAAAGACTCGCTATGGAGCAAAGGGTGATGGTGTCACAGATGATACTCAAGCAATCCTGAAGGCAATTCGGGAGAACGTGGGTCAACGCAAAATTCTCTACTTCCCTAAAGGAACTTATCTTGTGAGCGATCGCCTTGAGTGGCGAGACACGAACGGCAAATGGCAATCACAACTATGGATTCAAGGACAGAATCGAACCAGCACCATTATTCGCTTGAAGGACAACGCACCTGGTTACAATGACCCCAGCAAGCCTAAAGCAGTAGTCTACACCGCGTCAGGACTTTATGTGGAGCAGCCTCAAGGTGGAGGCAAAGACTATCCTGCTAAGGGAGAAGGGAACGAGGCGTTTGCAAACTACATTGAAGACCTGACGATTGACACTGGCAAAAACCGTGGAGCGATCGCACTTGATTATTTAGCCAACAACACTGGCGCTGTTCGCAATGTCAGACTTCGTGGTCAAGGAATCGTCGGGCTTGACATGACTCGAAAGTGGATTGGTCCTGCTCTTGTCAAGAACGTCGTTGTTGAAGGCTTTGACTATGGTATCCGTATAGAGAGTGAGGTCAACGGTATTACCCTTGAGCATATTAGTCTTTGCAATCAAAAAATTGTTGGTCTACAGAACTCGGGCAACATTGTAGCAATACGGGATCTCTCGAGTAATAATAGTGTTCCTGCGTTACGCAACAATAACATTACAAGCCTGATTGCCCTTCTTGACGCGAACCTCCGTGGTGGTAGTCGCTCAGTAAGTGCTATTGAAAATAATAGCCGTCTGTTTGCCCGGAATGTCCGTTCTTCTGGTTATCGCTCAACAATTATGCAAGATAAGAAAGTTGTGAAGGGAAGTAAAGTCAAGGAGTTTACCTCAAGCACTCCTTTTACTTTGTTTAAATCTGCCTCCAACTCCTCTCTCAATCTTCCCGTTGAGGAACCACCAAACTATCATGACAACAATCTCTCAAACTGGGCTAATGTTGCGGATTTTGGTGCAATAGGGAAAAAAGCAGATGGAAGCGATGATTGGGACGATGATACGGCTGCAATTCAAAAAGCGCTCGACTCGGGCAAGTCTACTATTTACTTTCCGCCTGGTCGCTACTTTGTAAGTGATACCCTGCGCGTTAGGGGAAACGTTCGTAAGATCATGGCGATAGATGCTGTGCTTTCTCATAACGGAACAGGTTTTAAGGATGCAAACCGTCCGAAACCGCTCATTCGGATTGGAAATGGAAAAGCAACTGATGTGACCATTGAACATCTTAATGTCACGAACCTCTATCAAGAAGGCTCACCACAGCCTGGAATGATTGGTTTTGAACAAGCCACCTCCAGAACACTCTTTTTGAAGGACGTGGCTTGTTGTTCATTAAAACCTAACGATCAGAAGTATGTATTTCGGAACACGCCCAAAGCCGGGAAGCTCTTTATTGAGGATGTCTCAGCTGAAGGTTGGCACTTTGAGCATCCGCAGAAAGTCTGGGCTCGTCAACTAAACCCTGAAGGTACAAGTAAAAAGATATTCAATAATGGCGGAAAGCTGTGGGTCTTAGGTCTTAAGACCGAAGGAGGTAATATCAACACTGTGTTGCATACCAAAGGAGGCAGCGCAAGCGAGATATTTGGAGCATTATTATATGCGAATGTGACTGTGCCACCAAAGGAAATCGCTTTCATCAATGACAACTCTCGAGTTGCGCTCTCTTATGCCTCGATTAGCTACGGGAATAATAAGGATTTCCAGGTTCACATTCAAGAGAAACGTGGAGCTAAAAATCGTCAATTTACTCGCGATCAGCTCCTCTGGCATGGTAATGGACGTGCAGTGCCACTTTACGTGGGAGGGAAGTGA